The following coding sequences lie in one Apium graveolens cultivar Ventura chromosome 1, ASM990537v1, whole genome shotgun sequence genomic window:
- the LOC141678402 gene encoding calmodulin-binding transcription activator 2-like isoform X3 has protein sequence MEQAYSPQTMSGTSRASHSYPGDWSGPTISSEFEESFPLADPEISSLVQLLQLPSSNPSCHSDGTTSAGLLGSSLGGGLGSSIWTERHGLSQNMLHPPEQKVDYDHVNTADVLSHKLIDTRLDPDYIAPDFARMEDGLLPDCQIGQLEDSSGSMTKVNYSAKIESSGQLGEASKKAGELKKIDSFGRWMDNEIGKDCDDSIMTSGSDRYWNTLNTEHDDKEVSSLSLQMQLNTEFLDPSLSQQQLFSIHDFAPDCADSEVNTKVLVVGSFMGENKHFSDYKWCCMFGEIEVAAEALSENVLRCRTPSHTPGFVPFYITCSNRLACSEVREFEFRENTSTKSCLMADKKAPEDELRILTRLVKLLSLGVEKKKIHCTVEECDGCKVMNVVHTLNTDDKSSLGSLDKTLTDFKGNSTDVLLKFLLKDKVYDWLACETHNMGRGLNILDDEGQGVIHLAAALGFEWAVAPIIAAGISPNFRDAKGKTALHWASYYGRENTVIVLVKLGAAAGAVEDPTPEFPGGQKAADLASIRGHKGIAGFLAETDLVSHLSSLGFNGSVTDNATSGVKSDSTVENARIYDFPPDEVSKEEISLRGSLAAVKNSAHAASLIQDALRVLSYRHRQITNSNSDLSENPLDLVALGCLSKVQKMHDFDDYLHSAAAIKIQQKYRGWKGRKEYLKIRKRIVNIQAHVRGHQVRKHYKKVVWSASILEKVILRWRRKKCGLRGYRLKKAAEALGPGHEKNDEYDFLRIGREQKAEGVKKALARVQSMARNPEARDQYLRLVKKFEEDKEKSAQHR, from the exons ATGGAACAAGCTTACTCCCCTCAAACCATGTCTGGAACATCTCGTGCATCTCATTCTTATCCAGGTGACTGGAGTGGGCCGACAATTTCTTCAGAATTTGAGGAAAGTTTTCCTCTAGCAGATCCTGAGATTTCTTCTCTGGTACAGTTATTGCAGCTCCCATCTTCTAATCCTTCTTGTCATTCAGATGGAACTACCAGTGCTG GGTTACTTGGATCCAGTCTCGGTGGCGGCCTGGGCTCATCTATATGGACCGAGAGGCATGGATTAAGCCAGAACATGTTACATCCACCTGAGCAAAAAGTTGATTATGACCATGTTAATACAGCAGATGTCCTATCTCACAAGCTAATTGACACTAGGTTGGATCCTGATTATATTGCTCCAGATTTTGCAAGGATGGAAGATGGTCTGCTTCCTGATTGCCAAATTGGTCAG TTGGAGGACTCTTCTGGTTCAATGACAAAAGTAAATTATAGTGCTAAAATTGAAAGCAGTGGTCAATTAGGCGAAGCAAGCAAAAAAGCCGGTGAGCTGAAAAAAATTGATAGTTTCGGGAGATGGATGGATAATGAAATTGGCAAAGATTGTGATGATTCCATCATGACATCTGGCTCTGACAGATATTGGAATACACTTAATACTGAGCATGATGATAAGGAAGTGTCCAGTCTCTCTCTCCAGATGCAACTGAATACAGAATTTCTAGATCCTTCTCTTTCTCAGCAGCAACTATTTAGCATCCATGACTTTGCTCCAGATTGTGCCGATTCAGAAGTGAATACAAAG GTGTTGGTTGTTGGTTCTTTCATGGGGGAGAATAAGCATTTTAGTGATTACAAGTGGTGCTGTATGTTTGGTGAAATTGAAGTTGCTGCAGAAGCTTTGAGTGAAAATGTGTTACGATGTCGAACTCCTTCACATACTCCTGGTTTTGTTCCCTTCTATATAACATGCAGCAATAGGTTGGCTTGTAGTGAGGTGCGGGAGTTTGAATTTCGCGAAAATACATCTACAAAGTCATGTTTAATGGCTGACAAAAAAGCACCAGAAGATGAACTCAGAATTCTGACTCGACTGGTAAAGTTGTTATCTTTGGGGGTAGAGAAGAAAAAAATTCACTGCACTGTAGAAGAATGTGATGGATGCAAAGTGATGAATGTTGTACATACTCTTAATACTGATGACAAGAGTAGCCTGGGGAGCTTGGATAAGACCCTTACCGACTTTAAGGGAAATTCTACAGATGTTTTACTTAAATTTTTGCTTAAAGACAAAGTATATGATTGGCTGGCATGCGAAACACACAATATGGGTAGAGGACTCAATATTTTGGATGATGAGGGACAAGGGGTTATTCATTTGGCTGCTGCTCTTGGTTTTGAGTGGGCTGTTGCTCCCATTATTGCTGCTGGGATCAGTCCCAATTTTAGAGATGCTAAAGGCAAGACAGCGCTCCACTGGGCTTCATATTATGGGAG AGAGAATACTGTCATTGTGCTTGTTAAGTTGGGTGCTGCTGCTGGTGCAGTTGAAGATCCAACTCCTGAATTTCCTGGTGGGCAGAAAGCTGCTGATTTGGCATCGATCAGAGGCCATAAAGGAATTGCTGGCTTTTTGGCAGAAACAGATTTAGTTAGTCATCTTTCTTCATTAGGTTTCAACGGAAGTGTAACGGATAATGCTACATCAGGAGTCAAGTCAGACAGTACTGTGGAGAATGCGAGAATATATGATTTTCCACCAGATGAAGTATCAAAAGAGGAAATTTCATTGAGAGGATCTCTTGCTGCTGTTAAAAATTCAGCACATGCAGCTTCCCTAATTCAGGATGCATTGAGGGTTCTTTCATACCGTCATAGACAAATCACTAATAGCAACAGTGATCTATCTGAAAATCCACTTGACCTTGTTGCTCTTGGTTGTTTGAGCAAGGTTCAGAAGATGCATGACTTTGATGACTATCTGCACTCTGCAGCTGCAATAAAGATCCAGCAGAAATACCGCGGCTGGAAAGGCAGGAAAGAGTATTTGAAGATACGGAAACGTATTGTTAACATTCAG GCTCATGTGAGGGGACATCAGGTGCGTAAGCATTATAAGAAGGTTGTCTGGTCTGCCAGTATTCTTGAAAAAGTAATTCTGCGTTGGAGGCGGAAAAAGTGTGGCTTGCGTGGATATCGGTTGAAGAAAGCAGCTGAAGCATTAGGACCTGGCCATGAGAAGAACGATGAGTATGATTTTCTTCGAATTGGTCGAGAACAGAAGGCTGAGGGTGTTAAGAAGGCTCTCGCAAGAGTCCAGTCAATGGCCCGTAACCCAGAAGCTCGAGACCAGTACCTGAGGCTGGTAAAAAAATTTGAAGAAGACAAG GAGAAGAGTGCGCAGCACAGGTAG
- the LOC141678402 gene encoding calmodulin-binding transcription activator 2-like isoform X1 — protein sequence MADSNRFVPSFSLDLQQILEEAKHRWLRTTEICEILQNHKKFHVTQNPPVKPAAGSLFLFDRKVLRYFRRDGHRWRKKKDGKTVREAHEKLKTGSVDVLHCYYAHGEDNENFQRRCYWLLDKQLQNIVLVHYREVKEGYKLGSHHSKNADSELRSPQIDSPSMEQAYSPQTMSGTSRASHSYPGDWSGPTISSEFEESFPLADPEISSLVQLLQLPSSNPSCHSDGTTSAGLLGSSLGGGLGSSIWTERHGLSQNMLHPPEQKVDYDHVNTADVLSHKLIDTRLDPDYIAPDFARMEDGLLPDCQIGQLEDSSGSMTKVNYSAKIESSGQLGEASKKAGELKKIDSFGRWMDNEIGKDCDDSIMTSGSDRYWNTLNTEHDDKEVSSLSLQMQLNTEFLDPSLSQQQLFSIHDFAPDCADSEVNTKVLVVGSFMGENKHFSDYKWCCMFGEIEVAAEALSENVLRCRTPSHTPGFVPFYITCSNRLACSEVREFEFRENTSTKSCLMADKKAPEDELRILTRLVKLLSLGVEKKKIHCTVEECDGCKVMNVVHTLNTDDKSSLGSLDKTLTDFKGNSTDVLLKFLLKDKVYDWLACETHNMGRGLNILDDEGQGVIHLAAALGFEWAVAPIIAAGISPNFRDAKGKTALHWASYYGRENTVIVLVKLGAAAGAVEDPTPEFPGGQKAADLASIRGHKGIAGFLAETDLVSHLSSLGFNGSVTDNATSGVKSDSTVENARIYDFPPDEVSKEEISLRGSLAAVKNSAHAASLIQDALRVLSYRHRQITNSNSDLSENPLDLVALGCLSKVQKMHDFDDYLHSAAAIKIQQKYRGWKGRKEYLKIRKRIVNIQAHVRGHQVRKHYKKVVWSASILEKVILRWRRKKCGLRGYRLKKAAEALGPGHEKNDEYDFLRIGREQKAEGVKKALARVQSMARNPEARDQYLRLVKKFEEDKEKSAQHR from the exons ATGGCTGATTCTAACCGTTTTGTTCCGAGTTTTTCGCTAG ACTTGCAGCAGATTCTGGAAGAAGCAAAGCACAGGTGGCTGCGCACTACTGAAATTTGTGAAATTCTGCAGAATCATAAAAAATTTCACGTAACACAAAATCCTCCTGTGAAACCAGCAG CTGGCTCTTTGTTTCTATTTGATCGGAAAGTCCTCAGATATTTTCGTAGAGATGGTCATCGCTGGAGAAAGAAAAAAGACGGGAAGACAGTCAGAGAAGCTCATGAAAAACTTAAG ACAGGCAGCGTCGATGTTCTTCATTGCTATTATGCCCATGGAGAAGATAATGAGAACTTTCAGCGAAGATGCTATTGGTTGCTTGATAA GCAGCTGCAGAATATTGTTCTTGTGCATTACAGAGAAGTAAAAGAG GGGTACAAATTGGGCAGTCACCATTCTAAAAACGCAGATTCAGAACTTCGAAGTCCTCAGATTGATTCACCCAGTATGGAACAAGCTTACTCCCCTCAAACCATGTCTGGAACATCTCGTGCATCTCATTCTTATCCAGGTGACTGGAGTGGGCCGACAATTTCTTCAGAATTTGAGGAAAGTTTTCCTCTAGCAGATCCTGAGATTTCTTCTCTGGTACAGTTATTGCAGCTCCCATCTTCTAATCCTTCTTGTCATTCAGATGGAACTACCAGTGCTG GGTTACTTGGATCCAGTCTCGGTGGCGGCCTGGGCTCATCTATATGGACCGAGAGGCATGGATTAAGCCAGAACATGTTACATCCACCTGAGCAAAAAGTTGATTATGACCATGTTAATACAGCAGATGTCCTATCTCACAAGCTAATTGACACTAGGTTGGATCCTGATTATATTGCTCCAGATTTTGCAAGGATGGAAGATGGTCTGCTTCCTGATTGCCAAATTGGTCAG TTGGAGGACTCTTCTGGTTCAATGACAAAAGTAAATTATAGTGCTAAAATTGAAAGCAGTGGTCAATTAGGCGAAGCAAGCAAAAAAGCCGGTGAGCTGAAAAAAATTGATAGTTTCGGGAGATGGATGGATAATGAAATTGGCAAAGATTGTGATGATTCCATCATGACATCTGGCTCTGACAGATATTGGAATACACTTAATACTGAGCATGATGATAAGGAAGTGTCCAGTCTCTCTCTCCAGATGCAACTGAATACAGAATTTCTAGATCCTTCTCTTTCTCAGCAGCAACTATTTAGCATCCATGACTTTGCTCCAGATTGTGCCGATTCAGAAGTGAATACAAAG GTGTTGGTTGTTGGTTCTTTCATGGGGGAGAATAAGCATTTTAGTGATTACAAGTGGTGCTGTATGTTTGGTGAAATTGAAGTTGCTGCAGAAGCTTTGAGTGAAAATGTGTTACGATGTCGAACTCCTTCACATACTCCTGGTTTTGTTCCCTTCTATATAACATGCAGCAATAGGTTGGCTTGTAGTGAGGTGCGGGAGTTTGAATTTCGCGAAAATACATCTACAAAGTCATGTTTAATGGCTGACAAAAAAGCACCAGAAGATGAACTCAGAATTCTGACTCGACTGGTAAAGTTGTTATCTTTGGGGGTAGAGAAGAAAAAAATTCACTGCACTGTAGAAGAATGTGATGGATGCAAAGTGATGAATGTTGTACATACTCTTAATACTGATGACAAGAGTAGCCTGGGGAGCTTGGATAAGACCCTTACCGACTTTAAGGGAAATTCTACAGATGTTTTACTTAAATTTTTGCTTAAAGACAAAGTATATGATTGGCTGGCATGCGAAACACACAATATGGGTAGAGGACTCAATATTTTGGATGATGAGGGACAAGGGGTTATTCATTTGGCTGCTGCTCTTGGTTTTGAGTGGGCTGTTGCTCCCATTATTGCTGCTGGGATCAGTCCCAATTTTAGAGATGCTAAAGGCAAGACAGCGCTCCACTGGGCTTCATATTATGGGAG AGAGAATACTGTCATTGTGCTTGTTAAGTTGGGTGCTGCTGCTGGTGCAGTTGAAGATCCAACTCCTGAATTTCCTGGTGGGCAGAAAGCTGCTGATTTGGCATCGATCAGAGGCCATAAAGGAATTGCTGGCTTTTTGGCAGAAACAGATTTAGTTAGTCATCTTTCTTCATTAGGTTTCAACGGAAGTGTAACGGATAATGCTACATCAGGAGTCAAGTCAGACAGTACTGTGGAGAATGCGAGAATATATGATTTTCCACCAGATGAAGTATCAAAAGAGGAAATTTCATTGAGAGGATCTCTTGCTGCTGTTAAAAATTCAGCACATGCAGCTTCCCTAATTCAGGATGCATTGAGGGTTCTTTCATACCGTCATAGACAAATCACTAATAGCAACAGTGATCTATCTGAAAATCCACTTGACCTTGTTGCTCTTGGTTGTTTGAGCAAGGTTCAGAAGATGCATGACTTTGATGACTATCTGCACTCTGCAGCTGCAATAAAGATCCAGCAGAAATACCGCGGCTGGAAAGGCAGGAAAGAGTATTTGAAGATACGGAAACGTATTGTTAACATTCAG GCTCATGTGAGGGGACATCAGGTGCGTAAGCATTATAAGAAGGTTGTCTGGTCTGCCAGTATTCTTGAAAAAGTAATTCTGCGTTGGAGGCGGAAAAAGTGTGGCTTGCGTGGATATCGGTTGAAGAAAGCAGCTGAAGCATTAGGACCTGGCCATGAGAAGAACGATGAGTATGATTTTCTTCGAATTGGTCGAGAACAGAAGGCTGAGGGTGTTAAGAAGGCTCTCGCAAGAGTCCAGTCAATGGCCCGTAACCCAGAAGCTCGAGACCAGTACCTGAGGCTGGTAAAAAAATTTGAAGAAGACAAG GAGAAGAGTGCGCAGCACAGGTAG
- the LOC141678431 gene encoding putative E3 ubiquitin-protein ligase RHA4A — translation MGFDPSPHPPHLYSQALQLKLYQAFIFSIPILFSIILFLLFYLFYLKKRASTFSHPPPVLPRTLSQPPPFIISVCEVGLKEELKEKLLTVVFDEELKARDSLCCVCLGEFEMKEELMQVPSCKHVFHRDCIRHWLQSNSTCPLCRCLVFVVDKTKLVPSLPQTSPALLPPNPVQPATTS, via the exons ATGGGGTTTGATCCATCTCCACACCCTCCTCACCTTTATTCACAAGCACTCCAATTGAAGCTTTACCAAGCTTTTATTTTCTCAATTCCTATACTTTTCTCTATAATTTTGTTCTTgttgttttacttgttttatcTTAAGAAGAGAGCTTCTACCTTCTCACATCCTCCGCCGGTGCTGCCAAGAACTCTTTCTCAGCCACCTCCCTTCATCATATCA GTATGCGAAGTTGGCTTGAAAGAAGAACTCAAAGAGAAACTTCTTACAGTAGTATTTGATGAAGAACTCAAGGCAAGGGATTCACT ATGTTGTGTATGCTTGGGAGAATTTGAGATGAAAGAGGAGTTGATGCAAGTGCCATCCTGCAAACACGTGTTCCACAGGGATTGCATTCGCCACTGGCTTCAATCCAACAGCACATGCCCGCTTTGTAGATGTTTAGTATTCGTCGTTGACAAGACTAAACTTGTACCTTCCCTACCACAGACATCACCAGCACTACTCCCTCCTAATCCAGTCCAACCTGCAACTACAAGCTAA
- the LOC141724238 gene encoding protein RESTRICTED TEV MOVEMENT 3 isoform X1, whose product MAIVALNDQDGVLRSISDLPPTHYTVRIKSFSLLTKNNIEKYYSGEFEAGGYKWKLVICPDGKNVKEYISVYIAMAETTSLRPGWEVFATFKLFLLDQNKDNFLTVEASAGKCRRFHGMKLEWGFDKFIHNKAFSDAVNGYLVEDSCVFGAEVFIHKETSKGKSECLSMIKEAITYKHTWKVEEFWKLDQLSQESRAFNGGDYKWKILMYPNGKGNGTGTHLSLYVALAEPASVSPGSKVLVEFTLRVLDLINGRHISGKVTRWFGASDPESGWSRYITLDYLYLPKNGLLTKDSCSVEAEITIHGVANVV is encoded by the exons ATGGCAATTGTTGCACTTAACGACCAAGATG GAGTTTTGAGATCAATCTCGGACTTACCACCAACTCACTACACAGTCAGAATCAAATCATTTTCATTGCTAACTAAGAATAATATAGAAAAATATTATTCAGGTGAATTTGAAGCTGGAGGATACAAATG GAAGCTGGTGATTTGCCCCGATGGCAAGAATGTCAAGGAATATATATCTGTGTACATTGCCATGGCTGAAACAACTTCACTTCGTCCCGGTTGGGAAGTGTTTGCAACATTTAAACTTTTTCTGCTTGATCAGAACAAGGACAATTTTCTGACAGTTGAAG CTTCTGCAGGAAAGTGTAGACGATTTCATGGAATGAAGCTAGAATGGGGATTTGATAAATTTATCCATAACAAAGCATTTAGCGACGCAGTAAATGGATATCTTGTAGAAGACTCGTGTGTGTTTGGAGCCGAGGTTTTTATCCATAAAGAAACAAGCAAGGGGAAATCAGAGTGTTTAAGCATGATTAAAGAAGCCATAACATACAAGCACACTTGGAAAGTTGAAGAGTTCTggaaactagatcaattatctCAGGAGTCCAGGGCATTCAACGGAGGAGACTACAAATG GAAGATACTGATGTATCCCAATGGAAAAGGAAATGGTACGGGGACTCATCTATCGTTATACGTAGCTTTGGCTGAACCTGCATCAGTTTCCCCTGGTTCTAAAGTACTGGTAGAATTCACATTACGCGTACTAGACCTAATAAATGGCAGACATATCTCCGGAAAAG TTACTCGCTGGTTCGGTGCTTCAGATCCAGAGTCCGGATGGTCAAGATACATAACACTTGATTACTTGTATCTGCCAAAGAATGGTCTGCTAACAAAAGATAGCTGCTCTGTAGAGGCAGAAATTACAATTCATGGAGTGGCTAATGTTGTCTGA
- the LOC141678402 gene encoding calmodulin-binding transcription activator 2-like isoform X2, which produces MSNLTDLQQILEEAKHRWLRTTEICEILQNHKKFHVTQNPPVKPAAGSLFLFDRKVLRYFRRDGHRWRKKKDGKTVREAHEKLKTGSVDVLHCYYAHGEDNENFQRRCYWLLDKQLQNIVLVHYREVKEGYKLGSHHSKNADSELRSPQIDSPSMEQAYSPQTMSGTSRASHSYPGDWSGPTISSEFEESFPLADPEISSLVQLLQLPSSNPSCHSDGTTSAGLLGSSLGGGLGSSIWTERHGLSQNMLHPPEQKVDYDHVNTADVLSHKLIDTRLDPDYIAPDFARMEDGLLPDCQIGQLEDSSGSMTKVNYSAKIESSGQLGEASKKAGELKKIDSFGRWMDNEIGKDCDDSIMTSGSDRYWNTLNTEHDDKEVSSLSLQMQLNTEFLDPSLSQQQLFSIHDFAPDCADSEVNTKVLVVGSFMGENKHFSDYKWCCMFGEIEVAAEALSENVLRCRTPSHTPGFVPFYITCSNRLACSEVREFEFRENTSTKSCLMADKKAPEDELRILTRLVKLLSLGVEKKKIHCTVEECDGCKVMNVVHTLNTDDKSSLGSLDKTLTDFKGNSTDVLLKFLLKDKVYDWLACETHNMGRGLNILDDEGQGVIHLAAALGFEWAVAPIIAAGISPNFRDAKGKTALHWASYYGRENTVIVLVKLGAAAGAVEDPTPEFPGGQKAADLASIRGHKGIAGFLAETDLVSHLSSLGFNGSVTDNATSGVKSDSTVENARIYDFPPDEVSKEEISLRGSLAAVKNSAHAASLIQDALRVLSYRHRQITNSNSDLSENPLDLVALGCLSKVQKMHDFDDYLHSAAAIKIQQKYRGWKGRKEYLKIRKRIVNIQAHVRGHQVRKHYKKVVWSASILEKVILRWRRKKCGLRGYRLKKAAEALGPGHEKNDEYDFLRIGREQKAEGVKKALARVQSMARNPEARDQYLRLVKKFEEDKEKSAQHR; this is translated from the exons ATGTCGAATTTGACAGACTTGCAGCAGATTCTGGAAGAAGCAAAGCACAGGTGGCTGCGCACTACTGAAATTTGTGAAATTCTGCAGAATCATAAAAAATTTCACGTAACACAAAATCCTCCTGTGAAACCAGCAG CTGGCTCTTTGTTTCTATTTGATCGGAAAGTCCTCAGATATTTTCGTAGAGATGGTCATCGCTGGAGAAAGAAAAAAGACGGGAAGACAGTCAGAGAAGCTCATGAAAAACTTAAG ACAGGCAGCGTCGATGTTCTTCATTGCTATTATGCCCATGGAGAAGATAATGAGAACTTTCAGCGAAGATGCTATTGGTTGCTTGATAA GCAGCTGCAGAATATTGTTCTTGTGCATTACAGAGAAGTAAAAGAG GGGTACAAATTGGGCAGTCACCATTCTAAAAACGCAGATTCAGAACTTCGAAGTCCTCAGATTGATTCACCCAGTATGGAACAAGCTTACTCCCCTCAAACCATGTCTGGAACATCTCGTGCATCTCATTCTTATCCAGGTGACTGGAGTGGGCCGACAATTTCTTCAGAATTTGAGGAAAGTTTTCCTCTAGCAGATCCTGAGATTTCTTCTCTGGTACAGTTATTGCAGCTCCCATCTTCTAATCCTTCTTGTCATTCAGATGGAACTACCAGTGCTG GGTTACTTGGATCCAGTCTCGGTGGCGGCCTGGGCTCATCTATATGGACCGAGAGGCATGGATTAAGCCAGAACATGTTACATCCACCTGAGCAAAAAGTTGATTATGACCATGTTAATACAGCAGATGTCCTATCTCACAAGCTAATTGACACTAGGTTGGATCCTGATTATATTGCTCCAGATTTTGCAAGGATGGAAGATGGTCTGCTTCCTGATTGCCAAATTGGTCAG TTGGAGGACTCTTCTGGTTCAATGACAAAAGTAAATTATAGTGCTAAAATTGAAAGCAGTGGTCAATTAGGCGAAGCAAGCAAAAAAGCCGGTGAGCTGAAAAAAATTGATAGTTTCGGGAGATGGATGGATAATGAAATTGGCAAAGATTGTGATGATTCCATCATGACATCTGGCTCTGACAGATATTGGAATACACTTAATACTGAGCATGATGATAAGGAAGTGTCCAGTCTCTCTCTCCAGATGCAACTGAATACAGAATTTCTAGATCCTTCTCTTTCTCAGCAGCAACTATTTAGCATCCATGACTTTGCTCCAGATTGTGCCGATTCAGAAGTGAATACAAAG GTGTTGGTTGTTGGTTCTTTCATGGGGGAGAATAAGCATTTTAGTGATTACAAGTGGTGCTGTATGTTTGGTGAAATTGAAGTTGCTGCAGAAGCTTTGAGTGAAAATGTGTTACGATGTCGAACTCCTTCACATACTCCTGGTTTTGTTCCCTTCTATATAACATGCAGCAATAGGTTGGCTTGTAGTGAGGTGCGGGAGTTTGAATTTCGCGAAAATACATCTACAAAGTCATGTTTAATGGCTGACAAAAAAGCACCAGAAGATGAACTCAGAATTCTGACTCGACTGGTAAAGTTGTTATCTTTGGGGGTAGAGAAGAAAAAAATTCACTGCACTGTAGAAGAATGTGATGGATGCAAAGTGATGAATGTTGTACATACTCTTAATACTGATGACAAGAGTAGCCTGGGGAGCTTGGATAAGACCCTTACCGACTTTAAGGGAAATTCTACAGATGTTTTACTTAAATTTTTGCTTAAAGACAAAGTATATGATTGGCTGGCATGCGAAACACACAATATGGGTAGAGGACTCAATATTTTGGATGATGAGGGACAAGGGGTTATTCATTTGGCTGCTGCTCTTGGTTTTGAGTGGGCTGTTGCTCCCATTATTGCTGCTGGGATCAGTCCCAATTTTAGAGATGCTAAAGGCAAGACAGCGCTCCACTGGGCTTCATATTATGGGAG AGAGAATACTGTCATTGTGCTTGTTAAGTTGGGTGCTGCTGCTGGTGCAGTTGAAGATCCAACTCCTGAATTTCCTGGTGGGCAGAAAGCTGCTGATTTGGCATCGATCAGAGGCCATAAAGGAATTGCTGGCTTTTTGGCAGAAACAGATTTAGTTAGTCATCTTTCTTCATTAGGTTTCAACGGAAGTGTAACGGATAATGCTACATCAGGAGTCAAGTCAGACAGTACTGTGGAGAATGCGAGAATATATGATTTTCCACCAGATGAAGTATCAAAAGAGGAAATTTCATTGAGAGGATCTCTTGCTGCTGTTAAAAATTCAGCACATGCAGCTTCCCTAATTCAGGATGCATTGAGGGTTCTTTCATACCGTCATAGACAAATCACTAATAGCAACAGTGATCTATCTGAAAATCCACTTGACCTTGTTGCTCTTGGTTGTTTGAGCAAGGTTCAGAAGATGCATGACTTTGATGACTATCTGCACTCTGCAGCTGCAATAAAGATCCAGCAGAAATACCGCGGCTGGAAAGGCAGGAAAGAGTATTTGAAGATACGGAAACGTATTGTTAACATTCAG GCTCATGTGAGGGGACATCAGGTGCGTAAGCATTATAAGAAGGTTGTCTGGTCTGCCAGTATTCTTGAAAAAGTAATTCTGCGTTGGAGGCGGAAAAAGTGTGGCTTGCGTGGATATCGGTTGAAGAAAGCAGCTGAAGCATTAGGACCTGGCCATGAGAAGAACGATGAGTATGATTTTCTTCGAATTGGTCGAGAACAGAAGGCTGAGGGTGTTAAGAAGGCTCTCGCAAGAGTCCAGTCAATGGCCCGTAACCCAGAAGCTCGAGACCAGTACCTGAGGCTGGTAAAAAAATTTGAAGAAGACAAG GAGAAGAGTGCGCAGCACAGGTAG
- the LOC141724238 gene encoding protein RESTRICTED TEV MOVEMENT 3 isoform X2, producing the protein MAIVALNDQDGVLRSISDLPPTHYTVRIKSFSLLTKNNIEKYYSGEFEAGGYKWKLVICPDGKNVKEYISVYIAMAETTSLRPGWEVFATFKLFLLDQNKDNFLTVEGKCRRFHGMKLEWGFDKFIHNKAFSDAVNGYLVEDSCVFGAEVFIHKETSKGKSECLSMIKEAITYKHTWKVEEFWKLDQLSQESRAFNGGDYKWKILMYPNGKGNGTGTHLSLYVALAEPASVSPGSKVLVEFTLRVLDLINGRHISGKVTRWFGASDPESGWSRYITLDYLYLPKNGLLTKDSCSVEAEITIHGVANVV; encoded by the exons ATGGCAATTGTTGCACTTAACGACCAAGATG GAGTTTTGAGATCAATCTCGGACTTACCACCAACTCACTACACAGTCAGAATCAAATCATTTTCATTGCTAACTAAGAATAATATAGAAAAATATTATTCAGGTGAATTTGAAGCTGGAGGATACAAATG GAAGCTGGTGATTTGCCCCGATGGCAAGAATGTCAAGGAATATATATCTGTGTACATTGCCATGGCTGAAACAACTTCACTTCGTCCCGGTTGGGAAGTGTTTGCAACATTTAAACTTTTTCTGCTTGATCAGAACAAGGACAATTTTCTGACAGTTGAAG GAAAGTGTAGACGATTTCATGGAATGAAGCTAGAATGGGGATTTGATAAATTTATCCATAACAAAGCATTTAGCGACGCAGTAAATGGATATCTTGTAGAAGACTCGTGTGTGTTTGGAGCCGAGGTTTTTATCCATAAAGAAACAAGCAAGGGGAAATCAGAGTGTTTAAGCATGATTAAAGAAGCCATAACATACAAGCACACTTGGAAAGTTGAAGAGTTCTggaaactagatcaattatctCAGGAGTCCAGGGCATTCAACGGAGGAGACTACAAATG GAAGATACTGATGTATCCCAATGGAAAAGGAAATGGTACGGGGACTCATCTATCGTTATACGTAGCTTTGGCTGAACCTGCATCAGTTTCCCCTGGTTCTAAAGTACTGGTAGAATTCACATTACGCGTACTAGACCTAATAAATGGCAGACATATCTCCGGAAAAG TTACTCGCTGGTTCGGTGCTTCAGATCCAGAGTCCGGATGGTCAAGATACATAACACTTGATTACTTGTATCTGCCAAAGAATGGTCTGCTAACAAAAGATAGCTGCTCTGTAGAGGCAGAAATTACAATTCATGGAGTGGCTAATGTTGTCTGA